One Misgurnus anguillicaudatus chromosome 20, ASM2758022v2, whole genome shotgun sequence DNA segment encodes these proteins:
- the LOC141351549 gene encoding E3 ubiquitin-protein ligase TRIM39-like → MSSASDSMIEKLLCCICMDVLNDPVSTPCGHNFCKICLNSYWDNNLYYRCPYCNKTFEQRPELNINIILRDLVDHFKTQVPEVFCDVCEKVKLKAVKSQQNSPSAFHLIPQLVERGKSHMWILVPMGIILLMLFCFSSTDVETVSIQKLSKVVLKWMQEYAVDVTLDPDTAHPELILYDYNKRVRHRNMYMNMYVMHMYELTENPERFDEHFYVLGKQGFSSGRFYYEVQVKNKTAWILGVARESVNRNGEIAPTPDDGFWTVWMRNENHYVVNAGPTVSLSLKVSPQKVGVFVDYEEGLVSFYDVGSRSHIYSFTDQSFNEKLYPVFNPCRNNDGINSAPLIITPVYYCQ, encoded by the exons ATGTCATCTGCCAGTGATTCAATGATTGAAAAGCTTCTGTGTTGTATCTGCATGGATGTGTTGAATGATCCAGTCAGCACTCCATGTGGACACAACTTCTGCAAGATCTGCCTGAATTCATACTGGGACAACAATCTATACTACAGATGCCCATATTGTAATAAAACATTTGAGCAGAGACCTGAActcaatattaatattatattgagAGATCTTGTGGATCACTTTAAAACTCAAGTTCCTGAAGTTTTCTGTGACGTCTGTGAGAAAGTAAAACTGAAGGCA GTGAAATCTCAGCAAAACTCTCCATCTGCGTTCCATTTAATTCCACAGCTGGTTGAGAGAGGCAAATCTCATATGTGGATTCTCGTACCTATGGGAATCATCCTGCTGATGCTTTTCTGCTTTTCTTCTACTGATGTTGAGACTGTCAGCATTCAGAAACTCAGTAAAGTTG TGTTGAAGTGGATGCAGGAGTATGCAG TGGATGTGACTCTGGATCCTGATACAGCTCATCCTGAACTCATCCTGTATGATTATAACAAACGAGTAAGACATAGAAACATGTATATGAATATGTATGTTATGCACATGTATGAGCTCACAGAAAACCCAGAGAGGTTTGATGAACATTTTTATGTCCTGGGAAAGCAGGGATTCTCATCAGGGAGATTTTATTATGAGGTTCAGGTGAAGAATAAAACTGCCTGGATTTTAGGTGTGGCCAGAGAATCTGTTAACAGAAATGGAGAGATCGCACCGACACCAGATGATGGATTTTGGACTGTGTGGATGAGGAATGAGAATCATTATGTAGTTAATGCTGGTCCCACTGTTTCTCTGTCTCTGAAAGTGAGTCCACAGAAGGTTGGTGTGTTTGTGGATTATGAGGAGGGTTTGGTCTCCTTTTATGATGTTGGGTCCAGATCTCATATCTACTCTTTCACAGATCAGTCTTTCAATGAGAAATTATATCCAGTTTTCAACCCCTGTAGGAATAATGATGGTATAAACTCAGCCCCACTGATCATCACACCTGTCTATTACTGTCAGTAA